The following proteins are co-located in the Gordonia polyisoprenivorans genome:
- a CDS encoding transporter substrate-binding domain-containing protein: MRRPRLLGRRLLGPGLLGRRLLGRDGAVATVVLAFGLLTTGCVTFTAPDSPPPAAQAITPTPPGAETETTTEPVPDADACNATASLRPPDPMPEPKQMPPGSTMAAIAARGRLIVGTDIGSNPFSFRDPISGDLQGFDVDLAREVSQAIFGDPNRIEFRVLSSNDRIDALRSGSVDMVVKTMSITCDRLASVSFSTPYYIASQRILVLRNSGITDVDGLADKRVCSARGATSIGRMQAEQPRAKMITTVTWADCLVMLQQGQVDAVTTDDAILAGLAAQDPWVQMVGPGFGSEYYGIGLPQGHDDMVRFVNGVLAQDVADGRWYAIYNRWLSNIGPGYGPPQAIYRD; the protein is encoded by the coding sequence ATGAGACGCCCCAGGTTGTTGGGCCGCAGGTTGTTGGGCCCCGGGTTGTTGGGCCGCAGGTTGTTGGGCCGAGATGGCGCCGTCGCGACTGTGGTGCTCGCATTCGGCCTGCTCACCACCGGTTGTGTCACCTTCACCGCACCCGACTCGCCACCGCCCGCCGCGCAGGCCATCACCCCGACCCCACCGGGCGCGGAGACCGAGACGACCACCGAACCGGTCCCCGACGCCGACGCCTGCAACGCAACGGCCAGCCTGCGACCGCCCGATCCGATGCCGGAGCCCAAGCAGATGCCACCGGGCAGCACCATGGCGGCGATCGCCGCGCGCGGGCGACTCATCGTCGGCACCGACATCGGCTCCAACCCGTTCAGCTTCCGCGACCCGATCAGCGGCGACCTGCAGGGTTTCGACGTCGACCTCGCGCGCGAAGTATCGCAGGCGATCTTCGGCGACCCCAACCGCATCGAGTTCCGGGTGCTCAGCTCCAACGATCGCATCGACGCGCTGCGCAGCGGGTCGGTGGACATGGTGGTCAAGACCATGTCGATCACCTGTGACCGGTTGGCGTCGGTCAGCTTCTCGACCCCGTATTACATTGCCTCGCAACGCATACTCGTGCTGCGCAACTCTGGGATCACCGATGTCGACGGTCTGGCCGACAAACGGGTGTGCTCGGCCCGCGGTGCCACCTCGATCGGACGGATGCAGGCCGAACAGCCACGTGCCAAGATGATCACGACCGTCACCTGGGCCGACTGTCTGGTGATGTTGCAGCAGGGCCAGGTCGACGCCGTCACCACCGACGACGCGATCCTTGCCGGCCTGGCCGCACAGGACCCGTGGGTGCAGATGGTGGGACCCGGATTCGGTTCGGAGTACTACGGCATCGGGCTCCCCCAGGGCCACGACGACATGGTGCGTTTCGTCAACGGCGTGCTCGCGCAGGACGTGGCCGACGGACGCTGGTATGCCATCTACAACCGGTGGCTCAGCAACATCGGCCCCGGTTACGGTCCACCACAGGCGATTTACCGGGACTGA